The Fimbriimonadaceae bacterium genome has a segment encoding these proteins:
- a CDS encoding ribose-phosphate pyrophosphokinase translates to MSGMKLFAGNANRDLGHRVAEYLGVELGKITSTKFSDGEIRLMVDESARGNDIFIIQPTCQPVNDSLMELLIMLDAFRRASARRLTVVMPYYGYARQDKKVKPREPITARLVADLIIESGANRVVAVDLHAEQIQGFFDVPVDHLYGGPILGRYLVEEGFAGQDDVIVVSPDVAGVSRARSLAEMLKCPIGIVAKRRPEPNKVDIVEIIGDVAGKRCVMIDDMIDTGGSIIQGAEALLKRGAKEVMACCTHAVFSGNASQRLQDSVVSRIISMDTIPIESSKLFPKLTVLPIAPLLGEAIRRIHVNESVSTLFHDWR, encoded by the coding sequence TTGAGCGGCATGAAGCTCTTTGCGGGCAACGCGAACCGAGACCTCGGGCACCGTGTCGCCGAGTATCTGGGTGTCGAACTGGGCAAGATCACGAGCACCAAGTTCAGCGACGGCGAAATCCGCCTCATGGTGGACGAGAGTGCCCGTGGCAACGACATCTTCATCATCCAACCGACGTGCCAGCCCGTCAACGACAGCCTGATGGAACTGCTCATCATGCTCGACGCCTTCCGCCGGGCGAGTGCGCGGCGTTTGACCGTCGTCATGCCCTATTACGGCTATGCCCGCCAGGACAAGAAGGTCAAGCCTCGCGAGCCCATCACCGCCCGGCTCGTCGCGGACTTGATCATCGAGAGTGGGGCCAACCGAGTCGTCGCCGTCGACCTCCACGCCGAGCAGATCCAGGGGTTCTTTGACGTCCCGGTCGACCACCTGTATGGTGGCCCGATCCTGGGCCGCTACCTTGTGGAAGAGGGTTTTGCGGGCCAAGACGACGTGATCGTCGTCAGCCCCGACGTCGCCGGGGTCTCTCGGGCCAGGTCCCTTGCCGAGATGCTCAAGTGCCCGATCGGCATCGTCGCCAAGCGCCGACCCGAGCCGAACAAGGTGGACATAGTCGAGATCATCGGTGACGTGGCGGGCAAGCGGTGCGTGATGATCGACGACATGATCGACACCGGCGGATCCATCATCCAGGGGGCCGAGGCCCTGCTGAAGCGAGGGGCCAAGGAAGTGATGGCTTGCTGCACGCACGCGGTGTTCAGCGGCAACGCCAGCCAGAGGCTCCAGGACAGCGTGGTCAGCCGGATCATCTCGATGGACACGATCCCCATCGAGAGTTCAAAGCTGTTCCCGAAGCTCACCGTCCTCCCCATCGCGCCGCTCCTGGGCGAGGCGATCAGGCGTATCCACGTGAACGAGTCGGTCAGCACGCTCTTCCATGACTGGCGCTGA
- the recO gene encoding DNA repair protein RecO, with the protein MRRQDSGESDRRLTLLTEEFGKLDVVAKGARKSGSRLAGSSEPFVLAEFTWHEGRARRFVVQARPQTSFPRVRSDYARLTGALAWCELLAVALPWESPAEGYLAEALTVAHALESASDPGAVVAWGLVRLLEVEGIEPSWTRCVLTGESLQSQVVAVSPMAGGYVSLDQASYPDAVWTDAEVAITAARLAELTEPPIRMKKSAETVRALVQYWQQVVERPLPAGVSFASGLDDGQGVQSEG; encoded by the coding sequence TTGCGCCGCCAAGACAGCGGCGAGTCTGACCGACGGCTGACCCTCCTCACCGAGGAGTTTGGCAAGTTGGACGTTGTCGCCAAGGGGGCACGGAAATCTGGCTCACGGCTCGCGGGAAGTAGCGAGCCGTTTGTCTTGGCCGAGTTCACGTGGCACGAGGGCCGGGCAAGACGGTTCGTCGTCCAGGCGCGGCCGCAGACATCGTTCCCCCGCGTCCGTTCTGACTATGCGCGGCTCACAGGGGCGTTGGCCTGGTGTGAACTCCTTGCCGTCGCTCTGCCGTGGGAGAGCCCTGCCGAGGGCTACTTGGCCGAGGCCTTGACGGTCGCCCACGCCCTTGAGTCCGCCTCAGACCCGGGGGCGGTCGTCGCCTGGGGATTGGTCCGACTCCTTGAGGTCGAAGGGATCGAGCCCTCTTGGACACGGTGCGTCCTGACCGGCGAGTCGTTGCAGTCGCAGGTCGTCGCGGTGTCTCCGATGGCCGGCGGCTATGTCTCCCTTGACCAGGCATCATATCCCGACGCGGTCTGGACCGACGCGGAGGTGGCGATCACGGCTGCTCGACTGGCCGAACTGACCGAGCCGCCAATTCGCATGAAGAAGTCAGCGGAAACGGTCCGTGCCTTGGTGCAGTACTGGCAGCAGGTCGTCGAACGGCCCTTGCCCGCGGGCGTGTCGTTCGCCTCCGGGCTCGACGACGGCCAGGGAGTACAATCAGAGGGATGA